One Podospora pseudopauciseta strain CBS 411.78 chromosome 4, whole genome shotgun sequence genomic window, TCTCCTGCGAGATAGAGTGGAACATGTAGTTTAGGGGATTCAATTTCGAGAGAAACGACTGTTGGTTATCGGCTGTGGGCTCAGGGGCGCTACCGTGAGGAACCGGGCATGATGATAACGCCGCATCTGCGGAAGGGTTACTGTGCGGGACGGGGCATCCAGAAGCGGGCGGCGTGGGAGCAggagcggcggcgggggttgGAGCAGCGGAGGCGAAGGTATCAACGgtcttcttgttgtgcaTAGGGCATCCAGGCTCAAAATGCTGTCAGATACGACCTGCGGTGCAGAAAAGGGGGAAATGTAACTCGTGAGCTACTTACAGGAGGGGCAGCATCGCCGCCGCTCTGAGGATGGTTGAGAGGCTTCGAAACCGCCGGAGCGGCAGGCGTGGCATCGGCCCAAAACCAACCCATGGTAACTGGTTGTATGTGGTGCTTTATCGGAAAATCTACTGGTCGATCCAAGGTCAATGTGGACTGGCAAACCGACGAAGATCGTGCGAGCAAGTCTTGGATTCAAGCACTGATTAGATTTCTCGGATGGAGATAAGGGAAAAAACGGCCCCAATTTTCGGCCTAGGCTgttgaagagaaaaaagccCACCAAGGATGACGCGCATTTTACAGATCTTTCGGTCCCGCGCTGCCAAGACCCATCTCTCCACTGCCGCCGGCCCCACAGGCGATCGTCCCATCGCGCCCCACGTTGCGGACAAAATACCTGGCACTGCGAAACACTGAACCAGGCCTCGAAACATAGCTAATAGGCCTTAAAAGATAATCAACAGGCTTTAAACATAGTAAAGAGGTTTAAGATTAGTCAAGAGGCCTTGAAAATGATCAAAAAGCCTAAAGAATCGTTAAAAGGCCTGTTTTTAAAGATACCAGTTATTCTGTTTGCAACGTCGTCCGCTTCACCAACCACAGTGTCACGATTGCAGAAAGCATATCCGGGTCCACAGTAGAGTACAATATGTATTAGGAGTTGTGTATAAATCATGGCAGAATCGTACGATGCTGTTCCGGTGTGAAAAAGGGCATCTTTTGCTGGTTTGCCCTAGACATTGGGTGACAAAAGGTCATATTTGACACATCGTTCAACCTACGGATACCGGGGCTGTTAGTACTACGTCACACTGATCAAGCAGTGGAACGAAACTCACATCTTCAATACTGGCCTGCATAAACCTTCTTGTTTCCAGGCCCACCCATACCATCAACATGGAGAAGTCGCCTTCCTTTACCATATCCTTCCCGCTCTGAGCACCCAACTGTCTCAAGATGGGAAGCGAGCTGCTCAGCAGGTCAACATCGGGGTTGAGGCTCCGACCAATACCCTCGAGCAGCAGTATACTAATGACGACATTGACAAAGTCTCCCTCTAGGCGGACATGATGCTGCCGCACCATGTTCAGGACTTCTTGCAGGATATCACCAATCTTGACGTTTCCCAGAGCCAAAGTACGGCTCTTGACACCAAGTACCAAGTGTTGCATCTTCAGCGCAAACACCTCCTTGTCCAAAACGGCATCTGGCTGCCGACACCGCTCGCACATCAAGTGGCCAGCCTTGTAGCCATCGAATTCAGCAACGGCGCGGAACAGGTCCAGGAAGTTGCGTCGGTTCGTCTCGTTGAGCTCCGTCACTAGGCCCGTATCGATAAATATCAGGTGCGGCCGGAAACCCTCTCTGTCCATCTTGCTTAGTTCTGCTACCCATTGCTCCTTGTTGTTTCGGAATGGACGCAGGCGAGCCAGGACCTGCTCTGTCACGTCCCCTTCAGATTGAGGTTCATGGCTATCGTGCATCTGGCGCAAACGTAGGCTCGGCCGCTCCGTCTCGTAGAAGCGCACCATGATGTTTCCAGGGTGCAAGTCAGCGTGGACAAAGTTgtccaacagcagcatccGCAGGAAAGCGTCGAGGCCTTCCGAGGCGATGGCTTGCTGGAAAACCCCGCCACCATTCGCCATAAAGTCAGCCAAGGGGATACCATGCGCAAACTCCTCGATCAGCACATTTCTGGTGCAGAATTCGGCATATGGGAACGGGAAAGAGGCCGTCGTCCTCTCTTTGAAATTCTTGCGAAATCTGGAAAGGTTGGCAGCCTCGATGCGCAAATCTAACTGTAgcttcatcatctccccAAACTGGTCCACCTCGTCGGGAAGCGAGAGCCACTCAATGGTGGGTATTGAGTTCAAAATGGTGGCGAAAAACCACATGATGCGTAGGTCCCGCCGGACAGTTCGTTCGACTCCGGGATGTAGGACTTTGACGGCCACATAAGACGAAGGAACCCGTTTTGGCGATAACTTGAGAACGCTTTCTACATTCTTGTAGACGTGCCGGCGGAGGTCTTCAGGAGTGTCCCCTTCATCCACATCGACAGGGACAGTAAGGCCAGGCTTTAGCTTGGCCCTGTACACCTGCGCAATTGCACCAACACCGAGAGGCTTGTCGTCGAACTCTTCAAAAATCTCCTCAAATTCGCAGCCACCGAAAGCAGCTCGAACAATTTGTTTGGTAGCATGGAAGGAATGGGCTGGCGCATCCGCGTGGAGTTTCGACATGATCGCACACAGTTCGTCGGGGAAGACATCAGACCTGGAAGCAGCCCATTGCCCAAGCTATCCAGAGCTGTCAGTGGTAGATCTCAGACTATGGACTTCAGAAAGAATGGCAAGAGACCAGGACTCAAACCTACCTTGATGAAGGCTGGGCCTGCCCATTCCATAGCCTGCACCAGAAATCCGTACCACCAAAGCGTACCTGTCCGTTCATTGTCACGATCGGCCCGTCGGTTGCCAATCCAGATCGCTGGCACAGTCAAAATGACTGGAACAAAGATAGTAACAAGCTGAAGGAAGCGGAAGCCGGTGCAAATTGGCTCCCATATATATAGATCGAGGAACAACACAATCTGGTGTCGCATACGCGTTAGTCCAGTGTCGCTGTCCgagatcttcttcttgatttCATCACGAGAGACCTCGAGCATGCGCTTTTCTCCGGTATCCCGCGGTCCTTCGTTGTCCTTCTCTGACAATTCGACAAATGCTGCAGCGGCCAAGCCGCTGGCACCAGCTGAAGCTAGCTTTGGAGAGTGAGGACGTTGTCGCCATGAACGATGACGGTATTGTCCCAGACGTAATGGGGACTGTGTATGCGAAGAAAATGTACGGGAAGGTGGGTGTGATGATCGTATACAGCCGTGCAGAAGATTAGAAGGACAGCCGGCACATCTTAAAGCCTCCGCGCGGCGGGAAAGGCGGCCAAGGGTGAGAAGCACACTCATGTCGTCACAAAGCCGCCGAGAGAAAACAGATTGGTGTCGAGCAGGTCGCCAAGAGCATGGTCATACCGTCTTCGTCGCAACTGAAAGGGCACTGTTATTCCTGGCGACATGGACGCGCATAGAGGTTTCGAGACCTTTGGCGGCTTCGAGGAGCTGGGACGGAAGATGCAGGACCAGCTGTGACGTCGTTGACCCGCGCACAGACAGGGGACGCAAAGGGTTCCCGAGGATCCCGATCCACAAGCGGGACCCGACATTTGCACCCTTAACACAAAACAATTGACACAAAAGTAGGTTAACCCATATTATATTGTAAACCATACCTTGAAGAATAATGATTAGGCCTTTCTCTAAAGATAGTCAACATGTTTTTAGAGATATTTAAAAGGCCTATTAATCTGTTTTTGGAGCATAGTTTACATATGGTATAGGCTAACTTACTTTTACTATGCCAAttaacgtacattataagcgagcgaccaatataagcgagcgaccactTTTTCACAACCTTTATACCATTATCCTCAATTACTACACAACAATACTAGGAAGCAACCATAATTacatcagaaacagctgaatCAGATACTTCTGTAGCTTCCTGGCAAGtgctggtttggggtgcggccacaggcctgagggtttgagtaaggaagtggggctctcggaggattcggaggttcaggggtcatgtatataagcggtctgcttcggacattctgttttagagagattatcgacttttatttctttatatttttgtgccttgcacgcgtgcaggcaattctggccctctgatcaggccgatcaggtgcttattatatggtctgcgagcccatagagtcttttctttgtcctacgtggagtgcggcctgcgagcgagctactgtcacggaggtaCGCtcatttatataccctgttgaggatatatttgtggtgttatggttggtttatgtgttttcttactattttaaatagaggtcGTGCCCGGGTTGAGCAAAGCTTAGGGTCTAAACTGGACTCGAAAGTCCTaggtgctggaggaagtGCGAAGCCACGAACGATAATAAGcaccgataactttattaaatcccgcgaggttcgatagaaataatttatatttatctaattaaatatatatcttttattataggttaaacACCGAGCTTTCTACCTACGTATAGAgagttaagtatatagtccgggtaggacctaataataaattaagAGTACTAGTCGAGATTAGCTCGTTAGCGGATCTTATTTCGGCAGTAACCATTAAAGTTCTCTTTTATCTTTAGTTAGGAGGAATTTTCCTAGCGTGTTATTTAGCGGTAGTAAGTAATCGAAggggtttccgggttaacCTAACTTAGGATAACGGagatttaaaagtaaagaaagagggatactttccttttaatttaagtaaaagtaatttattcCTATttactaaagttataaaggataactGTCTTcttatttctaataatatatataaggaaGAAGCTATATTActaacgtaaatataataataattattaactatCGATATATCCGATAATATTCTACTTATCGCTTTAACTAGCCTTTTTAgtaataactaaatatattaagctCCTACGGCTCGTTCCGTAATAAAAACGGTTAGTTTAGTAATTAAATTCCCGgaattattactatttattCTCTCTTTAACTACGGACTATACTCgttataaagatattaaaatctcttactttttttttaattaaagtagtttaattataaatcctaacgcTCCTAATATATTAGGTAAACCTCGTACTAACCTAAATCCTATTATTAGGAATTATATAACGGCTCTTActtagtatattaaatatcctacTCTTTTTCCtaaattcgtatattaattttagtaaCCCGGATACCTTTATCCTATAGGAGCTTACCCCGACTACCGTTACTTCTAAAGGTCTTTTACGTTTAATCGGCTAACCCTCTATCTTATAGTACCTATATACTTTTCTTAAcgtaaattccttaatcCGAAGAAAgtcggttttaaaagtaattttaaaaataagtattttacggaatatttaaagtattttaaaaatgtctataaaaagtattaagttatagaatttacttttcgcgtttataaatttaaatccTAATATAACTTCGACgtaagaaaataaattaataaatatatagacctacCTATACCTATTAATACTtaacctattttaattaccCGCTTTAAacgcttttttaaaatatacgaCCTTTAGTAAAATAAGGATATTTATAGGgagctaaataacttttatacTAAAGTTATCCCTAAAAAAGTAAGCGAGTTAAAgaaggttatttttaattattttaagcTACTTTCTCGAATACCGACTAAAGAAAAGGAAGTAGTAAAAGCTAGGATTATTAgccgcttttaaataaaattttttaaatttataaaaataacttttattaaccgaggaggatccgaacgtcgtttaaaatctataaattttattacctaaagcgactaaattaataatataatcgaaGATAGGTATAATGTAGGAaaaaaaatctataaggaaaataaattaattattatatcttCCTTTATTATTTCTAATTAGGCGGCGGAGGTACTCGACTAgtatatagcggttaacgTTATAGTAGATAGAAagataatattatagtatttaaaggtaaatatttACGGCGGCTTTTTTATACCGGGAAATAGTAAATCTAGGGTAATAaagacctatatttaatatttagaAAACTAAGTACCTTACTTTTTAGATTTCGGTATTAGCTTTAATAAGAAAATAGATTTGtcttttaatactttttctataattaatattaagatCTAATTCGGAAGATTAAGAAGGTAATACTATAATAGTCCTCCGCTATTAAGAAGGTACTTTTAGTATAGTaagtttaattattacgTTAAATCGACGGagtatttaaagaaggagtataataaagtatagggACTATGTTATATTAAAGGaggtaaagtatatattagtAAGAAAGAGTAGCcggatagtaaaaaaacgtaGTTTAATTAAGAGGATATAAGGAAGGCGTAGCGTAAAAGGAAGGTTAACGATTTAGTTTGCACGGTAATTtcgttaaaactaaaattaaatagggcctataaagtttatacgAAATAGGTTAAATATTAGGAAACTCGTAAGGGTAAGggatataggcctaaagtttctttaattaaagggaaggAATAGATAGCTATTTAGATAATTAGGGTTATAAATATCcggttaaataaaatttataagtactttaaatcctataaactatttaataaGAATTTAGTTagtaattatattattaggAATACCTTATAACGctatttaaaagaaaagtaattacttaaaagtattttaaagcgcttcgataaagttttaatagtcgtttataattaaaaagtaaaagtagGAGTAAGCGCGTAAGGAGCGAAGAGAGTAAAGATCGAGGATATACCGGAAAAGAATACGGATAATCTAGCTTTAGCTAAAAATCTAAAAGTAGTATTTACCCCCGCGTAGGAAAAGCCGAAAGTAATTAAGGAAGGAGTTTCGTCCGATTAGGGGGATAGAGTCCGGAGTagcttaaagttatttaatagtaaggTAGAGGAccttaaagattatattaccgaaaaagttaaaaagtacgtttatagttaaactaagtttatattaaaagaatattatagggttttacctatatttatttaccggttaataaattatataaaaagtatagccGAGGATACTAAAGTAATCGAGTAGCGTAGATCTTCTAGGAGTACCCTAAATAGAAAGAGAGAAGT contains:
- a CDS encoding hypothetical protein (COG:S; EggNog:ENOG503NWUB), giving the protein MSVLLTLGRLSRRAEALRCAGCPSNLLHGCIRSSHPPSRTFSSHTQSPLRLGQYRHRSWRQRPHSPKLASAGASGLAAAAFVELSEKDNEGPRDTGEKRMLEVSRDEIKKKISDSDTGLTRMRHQIVLFLDLYIWEPICTGFRFLQLVTIFVPVILTVPAIWIGNRRADRDNERTGTLWWYGFLVQAMEWAGPAFIKLGQWAASRSDVFPDELCAIMSKLHADAPAHSFHATKQIVRAAFGGCEFEEIFEEFDDKPLGVGAIAQVYRAKLKPGLTVPVDVDEGDTPEDLRRHVYKNVESVLKLSPKRVPSSYVAVKVLHPGVERTVRRDLRIMWFFATILNSIPTIEWLSLPDEVDQFGEMMKLQLDLRIEAANLSRFRKNFKERTTASFPFPYAEFCTRNVLIEEFAHGIPLADFMANGGGVFQQAIASEGLDAFLRMLLLDNFVHADLHPGNIMVRFYETERPSLRLRQMHDSHEPQSEGDVTEQVLARLRPFRNNKEQWVAELSKMDREGFRPHLIFIDTGLVTELNETNRRNFLDLFRAVAEFDGYKAGHLMCERCRQPDAVLDKEVFALKMQHLVLGVKSRTLALGNVKIGDILQEVLNMVRQHHVRLEGDFVNVVISILLLEGIGRSLNPDVDLLSSSLPILRQLGAQSGKDMVKEGDFSMLMVWVGLETRRFMQASIEDVERCVKYDLLSPNV